From Actinomycetes bacterium, the proteins below share one genomic window:
- a CDS encoding AAA family ATPase, with product MSVRMRPLTLTLAERGLQSPTVSLGALLRGGKPAVAGSTDVTLEDYTGGILSGGFPGMRASTGRAQRAMLDGYLERIIDRDFPETGRAVRDPA from the coding sequence GTGAGCGTTCGAATGCGCCCGCTCACGCTCACGCTCGCCGAGCGGGGCCTGCAGTCTCCGACGGTGAGTCTCGGCGCGCTCCTGAGAGGGGGGAAGCCAGCTGTCGCCGGCTCGACGGACGTGACCCTGGAGGACTACACGGGCGGGATCCTCTCCGGTGGCTTCCCCGGGATGCGCGCATCGACCGGCCGGGCGCAGCGGGCCATGCTCGACGGGTACCTCGAGCGCATCATCGACCGGGACTTCCCCGAAACGGGACGGGCGGTGCGCGACCCCGCCG